Proteins encoded within one genomic window of Streptomyces rubradiris:
- a CDS encoding ANTAR domain-containing protein, translating into MAFFALSRNQPLALLSATDLAAAYDRLLEENRHLRRAVTSHAVIDQAIGAVVVLGQIAPEEAWRALRDVSQRTNVKLRTVAEHVLGYVQGGALPEPERIELAKAIVRYRRCSGRPAPLGDGVPAPAGDARERGGAGSATPRRATAPAGPRPAPARPAADGGKGTAAPRRG; encoded by the coding sequence ATGGCCTTCTTCGCCCTCTCCCGGAACCAGCCCCTGGCCCTGCTCTCGGCGACCGACCTGGCGGCGGCTTACGACCGGCTGCTGGAGGAGAACCGGCACCTGCGGCGCGCCGTGACCTCGCACGCGGTGATCGACCAGGCCATCGGCGCCGTCGTGGTCCTGGGGCAGATCGCCCCGGAGGAGGCCTGGCGGGCGCTGCGGGACGTCTCCCAGCGCACGAACGTCAAGCTGCGCACGGTCGCCGAGCACGTCCTCGGCTACGTCCAGGGCGGCGCCCTTCCCGAACCCGAGCGGATCGAGCTGGCGAAGGCGATCGTCCGCTACCGCCGGTGCAGCGGGCGGCCCGCGCCGCTCGGTGACGGCGTGCCCGCACCGGCCGGCGACGCCCGGGAACGCGGCGGTGCCGGGAGCGCCACGCCCCGGCGGGCCACGGCTCCCGCCGGTCCCCGGCCCGCTCCGGCCCGTCCGGCAGCAGACGGAGGGAAGGGAACAGCGGCACCGAGACGGGGATGA
- a CDS encoding AI-2E family transporter: protein MVGDARRPRGGRPGRARGTVLGSRPAYSVRLPVPPRAEPGAGPVRAAERTVPWLRVAAAYAWRLILVGIAVYGVFSLLGSFQLVAVALFVALVVTSVLRPPTDLLARFLPRPLCVAGTLVGSVVLLLGLLALVGGAVAGESGRLASEFHGGVDRIEEWLRRPPFRLGPGALSRLQQQVTHYVATHRSALISSAVGELGRVVELVTGAALALFASVFFLHSGERLWAWARDRLLPSGARPVWDRAGGAAWRTFAGYTRGIIIVAATNAVLVGVVLLVLKVPLALPLTVLEFFAAFVPLVGSPVALGVATVVALAGRGPLTAAGVLVLIVVIGQLEGHVLHPLVMSWAVRLHPLVVAVSVIAGSIVAGVIGAVVAVPLVSVVWAVLNALRAAPP, encoded by the coding sequence GTGGTGGGCGACGCGCGCCGGCCCAGGGGCGGGCGGCCGGGCCGGGCCCGGGGCACGGTCCTGGGCAGCCGGCCGGCGTACTCCGTGCGGCTGCCGGTCCCGCCCCGCGCGGAGCCCGGGGCGGGGCCGGTGCGGGCGGCGGAACGGACGGTGCCCTGGCTGCGGGTGGCCGCGGCGTACGCCTGGCGGCTGATCCTGGTCGGGATCGCCGTCTACGGCGTGTTCAGCCTCCTCGGCAGCTTCCAGCTGGTCGCCGTGGCGCTGTTCGTCGCGCTGGTGGTGACGTCCGTGCTGCGCCCGCCGACCGATCTGCTCGCCCGGTTCCTGCCCCGGCCGTTGTGCGTGGCCGGGACACTGGTGGGCAGTGTGGTGCTGCTGCTGGGCCTGCTCGCGCTGGTGGGCGGCGCGGTGGCGGGCGAGTCGGGGCGGCTGGCGAGCGAGTTCCACGGCGGGGTGGACCGCATCGAGGAGTGGCTGCGCCGGCCGCCGTTCCGGCTGGGTCCGGGCGCGCTGTCCCGGCTCCAGCAGCAGGTGACGCACTACGTGGCCACACACCGGTCGGCGCTGATCAGCAGCGCGGTCGGCGAGCTGGGCCGGGTCGTGGAGCTGGTCACCGGCGCCGCGCTGGCGCTGTTCGCGTCGGTGTTCTTCCTGCACTCCGGGGAGCGCCTGTGGGCCTGGGCGCGGGACCGGCTGCTGCCGAGCGGCGCCCGTCCGGTGTGGGACCGGGCGGGCGGGGCGGCCTGGCGGACCTTCGCGGGGTACACGCGCGGCATCATCATCGTGGCCGCCACCAACGCCGTGCTGGTGGGTGTGGTGCTGCTGGTGCTGAAGGTGCCGCTGGCGCTGCCGCTGACGGTGCTGGAGTTCTTCGCCGCGTTCGTGCCGCTGGTGGGCTCCCCGGTGGCGCTCGGTGTGGCCACGGTGGTCGCCCTGGCCGGGCGGGGTCCGCTGACGGCGGCGGGGGTGCTGGTGCTGATCGTGGTGATCGGCCAGTTGGAGGGGCACGTGCTGCACCCGCTGGTGATGAGCTGGGCGGTGCGGCTGCATCCGCTGGTCGTGGCCGTGTCGGTGATCGCGGGCAGCATCGTCGCGGGGGTGATCGGCGCGGTGGTGGCGGTGCCGCTGGTGTCGGTGGTGTGGGCGGTGCTGAACGCGCTGCGGGCGGCGCCGCCCTGA
- a CDS encoding FUSC family protein, protein MRGIRLTWQALRRDLSAAAGAARRAWAGPGRERDLAVQAVKAALAAWVAWAVAGWWLKAPVAFVAPWVAVVLVESTVYRSMAHGLQQLAAIAAGTVAATALGLLLPSPVAAMAVVLPLAMLLGQWRRLGSQGVYAATGALFVLTGGPVSVSTSAARLAEALFGAVVGIAVNALVRPPLYLRDTQAALRDAVAEAHGILRDVADGLAAGRWDAAEAGAWHDRALRLPRRVEQARSSVEWSRESLRVNPRRRRGAVPPPGKGYEDALMVLDYAAVHTAEVTRTVLEAAAEDRSAPRPDPALARRYGQFLCRTADALRLYSHSRFGDDHEGELREAVADLRDALTVLRRDLARATTDDPDEVATYGVLLAQAHRLADQLLASGT, encoded by the coding sequence ATACGTGGGATACGACTGACCTGGCAGGCTCTGCGACGCGATCTGTCGGCCGCGGCGGGCGCGGCTCGGCGGGCCTGGGCGGGACCCGGACGGGAGCGGGACCTGGCCGTGCAGGCCGTGAAGGCGGCGCTGGCCGCCTGGGTGGCCTGGGCGGTGGCGGGCTGGTGGCTGAAGGCACCGGTGGCGTTCGTCGCCCCCTGGGTCGCGGTGGTGCTGGTGGAGTCGACCGTGTACCGGTCGATGGCGCACGGGCTGCAACAGCTCGCGGCGATCGCCGCCGGCACGGTCGCGGCCACGGCGCTCGGGCTGCTGCTGCCCAGCCCGGTGGCCGCGATGGCGGTGGTCCTGCCGCTGGCGATGCTGTTGGGCCAGTGGCGGCGCCTGGGCAGCCAGGGGGTGTACGCGGCCACCGGCGCCCTGTTCGTGCTGACCGGCGGACCGGTGTCCGTGTCCACCTCCGCGGCCCGGCTCGCCGAGGCCCTGTTCGGCGCGGTCGTCGGCATCGCGGTCAACGCGCTGGTCCGGCCGCCGCTGTATCTGCGCGACACCCAGGCGGCACTGCGGGACGCGGTGGCGGAGGCGCACGGCATCCTGCGGGACGTGGCGGACGGGCTGGCCGCGGGCCGCTGGGACGCCGCGGAGGCCGGTGCCTGGCACGACCGCGCCCTGCGGCTGCCCCGGCGGGTGGAGCAGGCCCGCTCGTCGGTGGAGTGGAGCCGGGAGAGCCTGCGCGTCAACCCGCGCCGCCGCAGGGGGGCCGTGCCGCCGCCCGGCAAGGGGTACGAGGACGCGCTGATGGTCCTGGACTACGCGGCCGTGCACACCGCCGAGGTGACCCGCACGGTGCTGGAGGCCGCCGCCGAGGACCGCTCCGCGCCCCGGCCGGACCCCGCGCTCGCCCGGCGGTACGGGCAGTTCCTGTGCCGCACCGCCGACGCACTGCGGCTCTACAGTCACAGCCGGTTCGGCGACGACCACGAGGGCGAGCTGCGCGAGGCCGTGGCGGACCTGCGCGACGCCCTCACCGTGCTGCGCCGGGACCTCGCCCGCGCCACGACAGACGATCCCGACGAGGTCGCCACCTACGGCGTCCTGCTGGCCCAGGCCCACCGGCTGGCCGACCAGCTGCTCGCCTCGGGCACCTAG
- a CDS encoding carboxylesterase/lipase family protein, whose product MSMRDVPEVTTTAGAVRGRREEGLAVFRGIPYARPPVGAARFGAPRPVDRWDGVRDALAFGPPPPQEPVGPETAPAGSTPSGDDWLTVNVWTPDPDPAARRPVMVWIYGGAYKLGSADDPAYDASRLARENEVVMVTFNYRVGVEGFLRIEGAPANRGLLDQVAALEWVRENITAFGGDPEQVTVFGESAGAGSVSALLAMPRARSLFRRAIAQSVPGPLFSEALAQDIAEVLVGGIGLRPTTADLSEVDPRKLTEAGAALGSRMRAYAHRWGPVALTPTAFAPVVDGDVLAATPWEALARGAARDMELVIGHTRDEYRFFLHLDGTLGHRVDEEHAALVLGLFGPAPDAGQAYRAAFPDASAEQLCELVRSDWLFRMPSLHLAEAHTSGGGRAYLYELTFPAPAGDGALGSCHGLDVPLVFGASGGIGDMLIGPVPSPRTEALSARFRSAWTSFAATGDPGWPAYDTDRRLVQVFDTVPAVAPYPEEASRRLWERHVFAPLPLVAP is encoded by the coding sequence ATGAGCATGCGCGATGTCCCTGAGGTCACGACCACGGCGGGCGCGGTCCGCGGCCGGCGCGAGGAAGGGCTCGCGGTCTTCCGCGGCATCCCGTACGCCCGGCCGCCGGTCGGTGCGGCGCGGTTCGGCGCGCCCCGCCCGGTGGACCGCTGGGACGGCGTGCGCGACGCCCTGGCGTTCGGCCCGCCCCCTCCGCAGGAGCCGGTCGGGCCCGAGACGGCTCCCGCCGGGAGCACACCGTCCGGCGACGACTGGCTGACCGTGAACGTATGGACGCCGGACCCCGATCCGGCCGCGCGGCGCCCGGTCATGGTGTGGATCTACGGCGGCGCCTACAAGCTCGGTTCCGCCGACGATCCCGCCTATGACGCAAGCCGCCTCGCCCGGGAGAACGAGGTGGTCATGGTCACTTTCAACTACCGTGTCGGGGTCGAGGGTTTCCTGCGGATCGAGGGCGCGCCCGCCAACCGCGGCCTGCTCGACCAGGTCGCCGCCCTGGAGTGGGTACGGGAGAACATCACCGCCTTCGGGGGCGATCCGGAACAGGTCACCGTCTTCGGCGAGTCGGCCGGCGCCGGGTCCGTCTCCGCCCTCCTGGCCATGCCCCGGGCCCGGTCGCTGTTCCGCAGGGCCATCGCCCAGAGCGTGCCGGGTCCACTCTTCTCGGAGGCGCTGGCCCAGGACATCGCCGAGGTCCTCGTCGGCGGGATCGGGCTGCGCCCGACGACGGCCGACCTGTCGGAGGTGGATCCGCGCAAGCTGACCGAGGCCGGGGCCGCGCTCGGCTCCCGGATGCGTGCGTACGCCCACCGCTGGGGCCCGGTCGCCTTGACACCGACCGCCTTCGCCCCCGTCGTCGACGGTGACGTGCTGGCGGCGACACCCTGGGAGGCACTGGCGAGGGGTGCCGCGCGGGACATGGAACTCGTCATCGGCCACACCCGGGACGAATACCGGTTCTTCCTCCACCTGGACGGAACGCTGGGCCACCGCGTGGACGAGGAACACGCCGCACTGGTCCTCGGTCTGTTCGGTCCGGCACCGGACGCCGGGCAGGCCTACCGCGCGGCGTTCCCGGACGCCTCCGCGGAGCAGCTGTGCGAACTCGTCCGGTCCGACTGGCTGTTCCGCATGCCCTCCCTGCACCTGGCCGAGGCGCACACGTCCGGCGGCGGCCGGGCGTACCTGTACGAGCTCACTTTCCCCGCCCCGGCCGGCGACGGTGCGCTCGGCTCCTGCCACGGCCTGGACGTGCCCCTCGTCTTCGGTGCCTCCGGCGGCATCGGAGACATGCTGATCGGTCCGGTACCGTCCCCGCGGACCGAGGCGCTGTCCGCCCGCTTCCGCTCCGCCTGGACCTCCTTCGCGGCCACGGGGGACCCGGGCTGGCCCGCTTACGACACCGACCGGCGCCTCGTCCAGGTCTTCGACACCGTGCCGGCGGTCGCCCCCTATCCGGAGGAGGCGTCGCGCCGGCTCTGGGAGCGGCACGTCTTCGCGCCGCTTCCCCTGGTGGCCCCGTAA
- a CDS encoding PP2C family protein-serine/threonine phosphatase — translation MSAEPGGPPLEEFLADPASCTLDMASAVSRCAKALGLRHAVVYLADIQQRHLVPLTDVTESLLIDETLAGWCYRTQSLRVEESERDGMTAWFPLIDGAERLGVLAVHTRTLSAESLRQGRAMAALLAMMTSSKRAYKETFVRRTRTRAMHLPAEMLRAFLPPRTIGNPHVVSTAVLEPAYDLGGDAFDHALTTDTLHAVVLDAMGHNLLSGLTSAVALAACRNARRVDADLLSLVDGVDEALSQWLPDQFCTGILARLDFCSGVLKWVNCGHPAPLLIRDQRLIVDALSREADPPMGLRSLLNARERQVHESRLQPGDRVLLYTDGVTEARTADGRLLGLERFADYVIRASATGEIAPETLRRLIHSLLDSPDSRLRDDATILMFEWQPNGQLPGSRLVG, via the coding sequence GTGAGCGCAGAACCGGGCGGGCCCCCGCTGGAGGAGTTCCTCGCCGACCCCGCCAGCTGCACGCTGGACATGGCCAGCGCCGTCAGCCGCTGCGCGAAGGCGCTGGGCCTGCGGCACGCCGTGGTCTACCTCGCCGACATCCAGCAACGGCACCTCGTGCCGCTCACCGACGTCACCGAGTCCCTGCTCATCGACGAGACGCTCGCCGGCTGGTGCTACCGCACCCAGTCGCTGCGGGTGGAGGAGTCCGAGCGGGACGGCATGACCGCGTGGTTCCCGCTGATCGACGGCGCCGAACGGCTCGGCGTCCTCGCCGTCCACACCCGGACGCTCAGCGCCGAGTCGCTGCGCCAGGGCCGTGCGATGGCCGCCCTGCTCGCCATGATGACCAGCTCCAAGCGGGCGTACAAGGAGACCTTCGTCCGCCGGACCCGCACCCGGGCGATGCACCTGCCCGCCGAGATGCTGCGCGCCTTCCTGCCCCCGCGCACCATCGGCAACCCCCACGTCGTCTCCACCGCCGTCCTCGAACCCGCCTACGACCTCGGCGGCGACGCCTTCGACCACGCCCTGACCACCGACACCCTGCACGCCGTCGTGCTGGACGCCATGGGCCACAACCTGCTCTCCGGGCTGACCAGCGCGGTCGCCCTGGCCGCCTGCCGCAACGCCCGGCGCGTCGACGCCGATCTGCTCTCCCTGGTGGACGGCGTCGACGAGGCGCTCAGCCAGTGGCTGCCGGACCAGTTCTGCACCGGGATCCTCGCCCGCCTCGACTTCTGCAGCGGTGTCCTGAAATGGGTCAACTGCGGCCACCCCGCGCCGCTGCTGATCCGCGACCAACGGCTGATCGTCGACGCGCTCTCCCGCGAGGCCGACCCGCCCATGGGCCTGCGCTCCCTGCTGAACGCGCGGGAGCGGCAGGTGCACGAGTCCCGGCTCCAGCCCGGGGACCGGGTGCTGCTCTACACCGACGGCGTCACCGAGGCGCGGACCGCCGACGGCAGACTGCTCGGCCTGGAACGGTTCGCGGACTACGTCATCCGGGCCAGCGCCACCGGCGAGATCGCGCCCGAGACGCTCCGCCGCCTCATCCACTCGCTGCTGGACTCCCCGGACAGCCGGCTCCGTGACGACGCCACGATCCTGATGTTCGAGTGGCAGCCGAACGGCCAGCTGCCGGGGAGCCGCCTCGTCGGTTAG
- a CDS encoding lysozyme, translated as MRTSIHRLHGRSRLCLTGALTVLLLLLTSPPAAPATPDPTGGPITRGNAYMGIGVLTHDGASDTPPPAPRATQTEGVDVSSHQGEVDWRSLWDSGVRWAYTKATEGTYYTNPYFTQQYDGSFDVGMVRGAYHFATPDTAGGAAQADYFLAHGGGWSADGKTLPGVLDIEWNPYGDACYGKSASAMVGWIRDFLDRYKSRTGRAAVVYTATSWWSECTGNYAGFGPVNPLWIARYASTVGTLPAGWPSYTMWQYTSSGPSVGDHDRFNGSQDKLRQFATG; from the coding sequence GTGCGAACCTCCATACACCGTCTCCACGGCCGGTCCCGGCTCTGCCTCACCGGCGCCCTGACCGTCCTCCTCCTTCTCCTGACCAGCCCCCCGGCCGCGCCGGCCACACCCGACCCGACCGGGGGCCCGATCACCCGCGGCAACGCCTACATGGGCATCGGCGTCCTCACCCACGACGGCGCCTCGGACACCCCGCCCCCGGCCCCCCGCGCCACCCAGACCGAGGGCGTGGACGTCTCCAGCCACCAGGGCGAGGTCGACTGGCGGTCGCTGTGGGACAGCGGCGTCCGCTGGGCGTACACCAAGGCCACCGAGGGGACGTACTACACCAACCCCTACTTCACCCAGCAGTACGACGGCTCCTTCGACGTCGGCATGGTCCGCGGCGCCTACCACTTCGCCACCCCGGACACGGCCGGCGGCGCCGCGCAGGCCGACTACTTCCTGGCGCACGGCGGCGGCTGGTCGGCCGACGGCAAGACCCTCCCGGGCGTCCTCGACATCGAGTGGAACCCGTACGGCGACGCCTGCTACGGCAAGTCGGCGAGCGCCATGGTCGGCTGGATCCGCGACTTCCTCGACCGCTACAAGTCCCGCACCGGCCGGGCGGCGGTCGTCTACACGGCCACCAGCTGGTGGTCCGAGTGCACCGGGAACTACGCCGGTTTCGGACCGGTCAACCCGCTGTGGATCGCGCGCTACGCCTCCACGGTGGGGACGCTGCCGGCCGGCTGGCCGTCGTACACCATGTGGCAGTACACCTCCTCGGGCCCGTCGGTCGGCGACCACGACCGCTTCAACGGCTCCCAGGACAAGCTGCGGCAGTTCGCCACCGGCTGA
- a CDS encoding maltokinase N-terminal cap-like domain-containing protein, producing the protein MAVIHHTTIKPTKTELLAGWLPGRAWYRGGPAPVLERSGGFRLDDPEGEVGIEFIVATDTASPERTAYLAPLTYRGAPLEGAEHALVGTMEHGVLGTRWVYDGCHDPVLVTEVLALIEGRAQAMAQSVSDTPDHEVFRSCTGAPLSLDGFTPEPADDADGTRLPAPDGTVLRFHRVLEPVAGQRPPAPQDALGHVTAGWPGPDDDRLWAVFMTLRRA; encoded by the coding sequence ATGGCCGTCATCCACCACACCACCATCAAGCCGACCAAGACCGAACTGCTCGCCGGCTGGCTGCCCGGCCGCGCGTGGTACCGCGGCGGCCCCGCCCCGGTGCTGGAGCGGTCCGGCGGCTTCCGGCTGGACGACCCCGAGGGCGAGGTCGGCATCGAGTTCATCGTCGCCACCGACACCGCGAGCCCCGAACGGACGGCCTACCTGGCGCCGCTCACCTACCGCGGGGCGCCGCTGGAGGGCGCCGAGCACGCCCTCGTCGGCACCATGGAGCACGGGGTGCTGGGCACGCGCTGGGTCTACGACGGCTGCCACGACCCGGTCCTGGTCACCGAGGTGCTGGCGCTGATCGAGGGCCGGGCCCAGGCGATGGCCCAGAGCGTCAGCGACACCCCCGACCACGAGGTGTTCCGCTCCTGCACCGGCGCCCCGCTGTCCCTGGACGGCTTCACGCCCGAACCGGCCGACGACGCCGACGGCACGCGGCTGCCCGCCCCGGACGGCACGGTGCTCCGGTTCCACCGCGTCCTCGAACCCGTCGCCGGACAGCGCCCGCCGGCGCCCCAGGACGCGCTCGGCCACGTCACCGCAGGCTGGCCGGGCCCGGACGACGACCGGCTGTGGGCCGTCTTCATGACGCTGCGCCGGGCCTGA
- a CDS encoding spherulation-specific family 4 protein: protein MSLLVPLYVHPADDPGAWHRLVGAADRTYAVVLNPASGPGTAPDPAFTAAARALRAAGARLLGYVDTDYGVRERAHITEEVRRHREWYATDGCFLDRVTAGPDGLPACRRLVRDLRRSGAGTVVLNPGVHPAPGYVRLADLTVTFEGHWSTYVSSFTRPAWTARQPPERLCHLVYGVPEALVPLAVRTAHERGAAVCGPVTGEPPNPWAALTPALTGGDGVRG, encoded by the coding sequence GTGAGCCTGCTGGTGCCGCTGTACGTGCATCCGGCCGACGACCCGGGCGCCTGGCACCGGCTGGTCGGGGCGGCGGACCGCACCTACGCGGTCGTCCTCAACCCGGCGAGCGGGCCCGGTACCGCCCCCGACCCCGCGTTCACGGCGGCGGCCCGGGCACTGCGCGCCGCCGGGGCCCGGCTGCTCGGCTACGTCGACACCGACTACGGCGTGCGGGAACGGGCCCACATCACCGAGGAGGTGCGCCGGCACCGGGAGTGGTACGCGACCGACGGCTGCTTCCTGGACCGGGTGACGGCCGGCCCGGACGGACTGCCCGCCTGCCGTCGGCTGGTGCGGGACCTCAGACGGTCGGGCGCCGGGACCGTCGTGCTCAATCCGGGCGTGCACCCGGCGCCCGGCTACGTCCGCCTCGCCGACCTCACGGTCACCTTCGAGGGGCACTGGAGCACCTACGTGTCGTCGTTCACCCGCCCGGCCTGGACCGCCCGGCAGCCGCCCGAGCGGCTGTGCCACCTGGTCTACGGAGTCCCCGAGGCCCTGGTCCCGCTCGCGGTCCGCACCGCGCACGAGCGGGGCGCGGCGGTGTGCGGGCCGGTGACCGGAGAACCCCCCAACCCCTGGGCCGCGTTGACCCCGGCGCTGACCGGCGGCGACGGTGTGCGAGGCTGA
- a CDS encoding NAD-dependent epimerase/dehydratase family protein, giving the protein MRILVLGGTGYLGRHVAERLRALPGAQVLAAGRSAGAGLGADLARDRPQRLAETLAAAAPDAVVNCAGATGGDPVTLAEVNARGPAALCAALSAAAPAARLVHLGSAAEYGPGTPGVPVTESAPACPVAPYGATKLAGTLAVTSAALDAVVLRVGNPVGPGAPAASLPGRLAALLRAAGRDPQAVLRLGDLSAHRDFVDVRDVARAVERAVTAPAPLPKVLNIGGGAAVPVRELAHGLARQAGFRGRLEESAGGSARSARVSWQCSDISAAARALDWRPAHSLDDALAALWAATGERVP; this is encoded by the coding sequence ATGCGCATTCTCGTCCTCGGCGGAACCGGATACCTGGGCCGCCACGTGGCCGAGCGGCTGCGCGCCCTGCCGGGCGCGCAGGTCCTCGCCGCCGGCCGCTCGGCCGGTGCCGGACTCGGCGCCGACCTCGCCCGCGACCGACCGCAGCGCCTCGCCGAGACCCTCGCGGCGGCGGCCCCCGACGCCGTGGTCAACTGCGCGGGCGCCACCGGCGGCGACCCCGTGACCCTGGCCGAGGTCAACGCCCGCGGCCCCGCCGCCCTCTGCGCCGCCCTGAGCGCGGCGGCCCCCGCGGCCCGCCTGGTGCACCTGGGCTCGGCCGCCGAGTACGGGCCGGGCACCCCGGGCGTGCCGGTCACCGAGTCGGCACCCGCCTGCCCGGTCGCGCCGTACGGCGCGACCAAGCTCGCGGGCACCCTCGCGGTGACCTCCGCCGCCCTGGACGCGGTGGTGCTGCGGGTCGGCAACCCGGTCGGGCCGGGAGCGCCCGCCGCGAGCCTGCCCGGCCGGCTCGCCGCCCTGCTTCGCGCGGCCGGGCGGGACCCGCAGGCCGTACTGCGCCTCGGGGACCTCTCCGCCCACCGCGACTTCGTCGACGTACGCGATGTGGCCCGCGCGGTCGAGCGTGCCGTCACCGCCCCCGCCCCGCTGCCGAAGGTGCTCAACATCGGCGGCGGCGCGGCCGTACCGGTACGGGAGCTGGCACACGGCCTGGCCCGGCAGGCCGGGTTCCGGGGCCGGCTGGAGGAGAGCGCGGGCGGCTCGGCGCGCTCGGCGCGGGTGTCCTGGCAGTGCTCGGACATCTCCGCCGCCGCCCGGGCCCTCGACTGGCGGCCGGCGCACAGCCTGGACGACGCCCTCGCCGCGCTGTGGGCGGCCACCGGGGAGCGGGTGCCGTGA
- a CDS encoding nucleotidyltransferase family protein has product MHAVILAGGKGVRLRPYTTALPKPLVPIGDQHAILEIVLRQLSAAGFTRCTLAIGHLGEIIRAYVGDGSQWGMTVDYATEESPLGTMGPLLGLRDRLPETFLVMNGDVLTDLDYADVLRHHRDSGAPLTIATYARKVHIDFGVLTTDASKVVAFTEKPSLDYQVSMGVYGLSRATLDDYTPGLPLGFDELVLDLLKAHNPPHAYEFDGYWLDIGRPDDYDRANAEFTTRKSLLLKGA; this is encoded by the coding sequence ATGCACGCAGTGATCCTGGCCGGAGGCAAGGGCGTCCGGCTGCGGCCCTACACCACCGCGCTGCCCAAGCCGCTCGTCCCGATCGGCGACCAGCACGCCATCCTGGAGATCGTGCTGCGCCAGCTGTCGGCCGCGGGCTTCACCCGCTGCACCCTCGCGATCGGCCACCTCGGCGAGATCATCCGCGCCTACGTCGGCGACGGCTCCCAGTGGGGCATGACCGTCGACTACGCCACCGAGGAGAGCCCGCTCGGCACCATGGGCCCGCTGCTGGGCCTCAGAGACCGGCTGCCCGAGACCTTCCTCGTGATGAACGGCGACGTCCTCACCGACCTCGACTACGCCGACGTACTGCGCCACCACCGGGACTCCGGCGCCCCGCTCACCATCGCCACCTACGCCCGCAAGGTGCACATCGACTTCGGCGTGCTCACCACCGACGCCAGCAAGGTCGTCGCGTTCACCGAGAAGCCCAGCCTCGACTACCAGGTCTCCATGGGCGTCTACGGCCTCAGCCGCGCCACCCTGGACGACTACACGCCCGGCCTGCCGCTCGGCTTCGACGAACTCGTCCTCGACCTGCTGAAGGCCCACAACCCGCCGCACGCCTACGAGTTCGACGGATACTGGCTGGACATCGGCCGCCCCGACGACTACGACCGCGCCAACGCCGAGTTCACCACCCGCAAGTCCCTGCTGCTCAAGGGAGCCTGA